The Oscillospiraceae bacterium genome contains the following window.
ACAAATGCACAGTTGTTGCACTGAATGCACTTCTCGGCGTTCCACTCGGGAACCATAACAGCGGTGCCGCGCTTCTCGTAAGCGGAAGCACCCTGCTCCCACTCGCCGTTGACGTTGCCCTCGAAGGCGGAGACAGGCAGGCTGTCGCCGTCCATACGAGCGATGGGCTCCATAACATCGCGGATCTGCTTGACCAGAGCCTCGGGTCCCTTCAGGGCCTTCGGGGCGGGATCAGCAGCGGGGTTGTGCCAGCTCTCAGGCACCTCGACCTTGTGGACAGCGTCCAGACCAGCGTCGATAGCCTTCCAGTTCATCTGGACAACGGCGTCGCCCTTCTTGCCGTAGCTCTTCTTGGCGGCGGCCTTCATGTACTCGACAGCATCGTCGATGGGCATGACATCAGCCAGCTTGAAGAAAGCGGACTGCAGGATCGTGTTGGTGCGCTTGCCCATGCCGATCTCGATAGCCTTATCGATAGCGTTGATGGTGTAGAGCTGAATGTTGTTGTCGGCAATGTACTTCTTGTCGGCAGCGTTCAGGTGCTCGTCCAGCTCGGCATCGGTCCACTGGCAGTTGATCATAAAGACGCCGCCGGGCTTAACGTCCTGCACCATCTTCATGCCCATGTGGATGTAGGCGGGGTTGTGGCAGGCCACGAAGTCAGCCTGATTGATGTAGTAGGGGCTGCGGATGGGCTTGTCGCCGAAACGCAGGTGGCTGATGGTGACACCGCCGGTCTTCTTGGAGTCATACTGGAAGTAAGCCTGAATGTACTTGTCAGTATGGTCGCCGATGATCTTGGTGGAGTTCTTGTTGGCGCCGACAGTACCGTCACCGCCCAGACCCCAGAACTTGCACTCCTTGGTGCCGGGGGCGGAGGTGATGGGAGCGGGCTTAACCTCAGGCAGGCTGAGGTTGGTCACATCGTCGGTGATGCCGATGGTGAAGCGGGGCTTCGGGGCATCCTTCTCCAGCTCGGTGTAGATCGCAAAGACGCTGGACGGCGGGGTGTCCTTGGAGCCGAGGCCGTAGCGGCCGCCGGTCAGGACGACATCGTTCATGCCGGCCTCACGCAGGGTGGTGGCGACATCCAGATACAGGGGCTCGCCCAGAGAGCCGGGCTCCTTGGTGCGGTCCAGAACAGCGATCTTCTTGACCGTCTTGGGCAGGACCTTCAGCAGAGCGGAGGAAACCCAAGGACGATACAGGCGGACCAGAACCAGACCGACCTTCTCGCCCTTGGCGGTCAGGTAGTCAACGACCTCCTCTGCGACGTCGCAGATGGAGCCCATGGCGATGATGACGCGGTCAGCGTCCTCAGCGCCGTAGTAGTTGAACAGGTCGTAGTTGGTGCCCAGCTTCTCGTTGATCTTGGCCATGTACTTCTCAACAACGGCAGGCAGAGCCTCGTAAGCGGGGTTGCAGGCCTCACGATGCTGGAAGAAGACGTCGCCGTTCTCGTGAGAACCGCGCATCTTGGGGTGCTCGGGGTTCAGTGCCTTGGCACGGAACTCCTCGACAGCCTCCATGTTGCACATTTCCTTCAGGTCCTCGTAGTCCCACTTCTCGATCTTCTGGATCTCGTGGGAGGTACGGAAGCCGTCGAAGAAGTTCACGAACGGAACGCGGCCCTCGATAGCAGACAGGTGAGCAACAGGGGACAGGTCCATGACCTCCTGCGGGTTGCTCTCAGCCAGCATGGCAAAACCGGTCTGACGGACGGCCATAACGTCGCTGTGGTCACCGAAGATGTTCAGGGACTGGGTAGCAACAGTACGGGCGGAAACGTCAAAGACGCAGGGCAGCTGCTCAGCTGCGATCTTGTACATGTTGGGGATCATCAGAAGAAGACCCTGAGAAGCGGTAAAGGTGGTGGTGATGGCACCGGTACCGAGAGAACCGTGCACGGCGCCTGCGGCACCGGCCTCGGACTCCATCTCAACAACCTTGACCTGGTTGCCGAAGATGTTCTTCAGGCCTGCAGCGCTCCACTGGTCAACGGTGTCGGCCATGGGGCTGGAGGGGGTGATGGGGTAGATGGCAGCCACATCGGTGAATGCATAAGCTACATGCGCCGCAGCGGTATTGCCGTCCATAGACTGTTTAGCTCTGGGCATTTTCTTTCCTCCGTTTTTATTAGAGTTTTGCATTATAGAGCTGTGCGGTTGTCAGGGCCGCACAAATCCCGCGCTGCCTGGCACGCGCCCCAATTTTGCTCCGGGCACAGTTCCAGATAAACGCTTTTGCATAGCTTTATTGTACCAAAAAACACCCCGTTTCGTAAAGGGGTTTTGTTCAGAAAGTTGCACAGATTTTTAAACTCGTTGTGTGCATTTTGACCACAATGACGAACCGGGCCGATTTTTGTGTGTTTTGCAGTACGGTTTATAGGATAGCGTTCCGGATGGTGGAATTTTTTAAGATAAGCCTTGCGGCAGGGCTAGTCTGCAAAGCCCCTCCGGCCTCGTAAACTCGGCCACCTCCCCGCTGCGCGAGGAGGCTTTCTGCGGACGGCTTTGCCGTCCGAAAAAAGGCTCCCCACAAGGTGGGGAGCTGGCCGCGCGAAGCAAGGCCTGAGGGGCTTTGCCGC
Protein-coding sequences here:
- the nifJ gene encoding pyruvate:ferredoxin (flavodoxin) oxidoreductase, which gives rise to MPRAKQSMDGNTAAAHVAYAFTDVAAIYPITPSSPMADTVDQWSAAGLKNIFGNQVKVVEMESEAGAAGAVHGSLGTGAITTTFTASQGLLLMIPNMYKIAAEQLPCVFDVSARTVATQSLNIFGDHSDVMAVRQTGFAMLAESNPQEVMDLSPVAHLSAIEGRVPFVNFFDGFRTSHEIQKIEKWDYEDLKEMCNMEAVEEFRAKALNPEHPKMRGSHENGDVFFQHREACNPAYEALPAVVEKYMAKINEKLGTNYDLFNYYGAEDADRVIIAMGSICDVAEEVVDYLTAKGEKVGLVLVRLYRPWVSSALLKVLPKTVKKIAVLDRTKEPGSLGEPLYLDVATTLREAGMNDVVLTGGRYGLGSKDTPPSSVFAIYTELEKDAPKPRFTIGITDDVTNLSLPEVKPAPITSAPGTKECKFWGLGGDGTVGANKNSTKIIGDHTDKYIQAYFQYDSKKTGGVTISHLRFGDKPIRSPYYINQADFVACHNPAYIHMGMKMVQDVKPGGVFMINCQWTDAELDEHLNAADKKYIADNNIQLYTINAIDKAIEIGMGKRTNTILQSAFFKLADVMPIDDAVEYMKAAAKKSYGKKGDAVVQMNWKAIDAGLDAVHKVEVPESWHNPAADPAPKALKGPEALVKQIRDVMEPIARMDGDSLPVSAFEGNVNGEWEQGASAYEKRGTAVMVPEWNAEKCIQCNNCAFVCSHATIRPFCLTAAEAEAAPASTKLADTKPKASEYKFTMAVSPLDCMGCGECVTVCPTAAIEMKPQESQSEQQAAFDYCVENIRKKDNVPGVVSEVSVKGSQFNQPLLEFSGSCAGCAETSYARLITQLFGEKMFISNATGCSSIWGGTASISPYTTNKESGHGPAWINSLFEDNAEHGLGMQIGYETVRANLITKVEALKGKNAELDAVIDKFLETKNNTKANDEPAKALIAALEACGCDEAKEILKDKQYLAKKSFWIFGGDGWAYDIGYGGLDHVLASGHDVNVMVFDTEMYSNTGGQASKASNIGEVCQFAAAGKEISKKSLAEICMTYGYIYVAQIALGANMAQAVKVIAEAEAYPGPSLIIGYAPCELHGVKGGMTNCQNEMKKAVAAGYWNLFSFNPAAKAEGKNPFTLTSKAGDMSKYQDFLANETRYSRLARAFPDRAKALFEKNQAAADARYEHLTKLVDLYK